A single Uloborus diversus isolate 005 chromosome 7, Udiv.v.3.1, whole genome shotgun sequence DNA region contains:
- the LOC129225686 gene encoding THUMP domain-containing protein 1-like, with translation MPPKKKQTPKSKRKARLKFLAKRLANQQKPRLVPGLKGFLVTGVNHKKQMITKEAFDLLNEFVEELYGPELGNSQNAFSDEVNVGTQSVSDLQTPKSNGRLQELPTTLRGVFFFKTIVPDPMQVVTSIFESVLKSKSRKTEFIQKLKPITITCKAFEDDITQALDAFLSEYSLQEENQYLFYNIECNIRRNGRISVEHIRWLVKDSIGKFAPKWYEGPNPQIVLSVDILRRMCCIGFLKKYNNFRKYNLGLINNKKSLIDTVNQSYQLQHGGHLEMQSGSSNWLPMP, from the exons ATGCCccctaaaaagaaacaaacaccTAAAAGTAAGAGAAAAGCTAGGCTAAAGTTTTTAGCAAAGCGTTTAGCAAATCAGCAAAAACCTCGTTTAGTACCTGGATTGAAAGGATTTTTGGTTACTGGTGTTAACCACAAGAAACAGATGATTACTAAAGAAGCATTTGACTTATTAAATGAATTTGTTGAAGAGCTATATGGTCCTGAATTAGGG AATTCTCAAAATGCATTTTCCGATGAAGTTAACGTGGGAACACAGTCGGTATCAGATTTACAAACTCCCAAATCAAATGGGAGACTTCAAGAACTTCCTACAACACTGAGGGGtgtctttttcttcaaaactatt GTACCTGATCCTATGCAAGTAGTTACTTCTATTTTTGAAAGCGTACTCAAATCTAAAAGTAGAAAAACTGAATTCATTCAAAAGTTGAAGCCAATAACCATAACATGCAAAGCATTTGAAGATGATATCACTCAAGCTCTTGATGCATTTTTATCTGAGTACTCTCTACAAGAAGAAAACCAATATCTTTTTTATAACATTGAGTGCAACATCCGACGTAATGGACGTATTTCAGTAGAACATATACGGTGGTTAGTGAAGGATTCAATAGgaaagtttgctccaaaatggtaTGAAGGACCAAATCCGCAGATTGTCTTATCTGTTGATATTCTGCGCCGCATGTGTTGTataggatttttgaaaaaatataacaaCTTCAGAAAGTATAACTTAggtttaataaacaataaaaaatcactgATTGATACAGTCAATCAAAGCTACCAATTGCAGCATGGCGGGCATTTAGAGATGCAAAGTGGCAGCTCCAACTGGTTACCAATGCCGTGA